A single uncultured Acetobacterium sp. DNA region contains:
- a CDS encoding EAL domain-containing protein — MSNCLTRKSTYKAMGDMKLVFRKQAVKKIIMLILISLILIGEGFVMAASAANEDEVNLRKNVLIVHSYNQGFSWTDELHRGIIEKLSDQKYNIYTEYLDAYRENPLDHNKIETIKNYVTKDIDYIVTTDNTAFELMLSLKKEYFPNTPILFAGVNGGIPKDMPFNDVTGILQNVDYEEFLLWLNQAMPQIQNLLLCGADTSTTKGTYEQLINAYENLADENLHFQIHLIKIDDYNEQMGVIKTYDPFTTALYSAGSFGVLNHDQYTDMLSTNSNMPTFCGVSTSITDQVIGGFVVSPYEHGQIIGDEIVALSNGKDIQSMPIIDKPIQEKIFNHRGMEQFNLTDADLPPNSTIINKPEDSYVLSLNQILMISMIMASLIVVISAQVIVMRIRRKSHNALAKANAELSQNKMELEKKSEKLLVSQEDLTKNVSLLMNANQKISYLLDYNQLTGVLNEIRFNTLLETNFAKEKDVTIINLTITNLNELTYSHGKETYGAILKSITEFLEKTTKERDLIGLASNNDFLIATEGIQEQKSYLVSQLINFFEKPLVLDLFTVIIKYKIGVAYYPLQTDSYSELLHMSRLAITPVINNVLVNVSVYEQSIMDTIQHENCIKNEIETALETKAFFLHYQPKYAIDGITMLGLEALIRWKHKDGSIKSPGYFIEIAEQSGQIINIGFYVIERICQSIVEYNLIDKELPVAINLSGQHFASRDILYKLQDAVNRYHIPPHLLEIEITETALIENKEYGAAILSELRELGFIVTLDDFGTGYASIDYIKNLPIDRLKIDQSYARRLDDIKSRRLLKTMIQMAHELSFEVTVEGVETLEQFEIIKSFEPQEFQGYYFKRPAPLNEIFERE; from the coding sequence ATGAGTAATTGTCTAACTCGAAAATCAACCTATAAGGCGATGGGAGATATGAAATTGGTATTCAGAAAACAAGCTGTCAAAAAAATTATAATGCTGATACTGATATCGCTTATTCTTATAGGTGAAGGTTTTGTTATGGCTGCCAGTGCAGCGAATGAAGATGAAGTCAATTTACGAAAAAACGTTTTAATTGTCCACTCCTATAATCAGGGTTTTTCCTGGACCGATGAGCTCCACCGAGGAATTATAGAAAAGCTCTCTGATCAAAAATATAATATTTATACCGAATATCTGGATGCCTATCGGGAAAATCCCTTGGATCACAATAAGATTGAAACCATAAAAAATTATGTCACCAAGGACATTGATTACATTGTTACAACGGATAACACGGCATTTGAATTGATGCTGTCCCTCAAAAAAGAATACTTTCCCAATACGCCCATTTTATTCGCCGGGGTGAATGGCGGTATTCCCAAAGATATGCCCTTTAACGATGTCACTGGAATTCTGCAAAATGTTGATTATGAAGAATTTCTATTGTGGCTAAATCAGGCAATGCCTCAAATCCAAAACCTGTTGCTTTGCGGTGCGGATACAAGCACCACCAAAGGAACCTATGAGCAATTGATCAATGCCTATGAAAACTTGGCTGACGAGAATCTTCATTTTCAAATTCATCTGATTAAAATTGATGATTATAACGAACAAATGGGTGTGATAAAAACGTATGATCCGTTCACCACCGCCCTTTATTCAGCGGGCTCTTTTGGGGTGCTGAACCATGATCAATATACAGACATGTTATCAACCAATTCAAACATGCCAACATTTTGCGGGGTATCAACTTCAATTACCGATCAGGTGATTGGCGGATTTGTAGTATCACCTTATGAGCATGGCCAGATAATTGGGGATGAAATCGTCGCTTTATCAAATGGAAAAGACATTCAGTCGATGCCGATTATTGACAAACCGATTCAGGAAAAAATTTTCAATCACCGCGGGATGGAACAATTTAATCTGACCGATGCGGATCTGCCGCCAAACAGCACCATTATCAATAAGCCGGAAGATTCTTACGTTTTATCTCTAAATCAGATCCTGATGATTAGTATGATAATGGCATCTTTGATCGTCGTCATTTCTGCTCAGGTAATTGTTATGAGAATCCGAAGGAAATCGCACAATGCTTTAGCCAAGGCGAATGCAGAATTATCTCAAAACAAAATGGAACTGGAGAAAAAAAGTGAAAAGCTGTTGGTCAGTCAGGAAGATCTGACCAAAAATGTCAGTTTATTGATGAATGCCAATCAAAAGATTTCTTATCTACTGGATTATAACCAATTGACTGGTGTACTCAATGAAATCAGATTCAACACCCTGCTGGAGACAAATTTTGCGAAAGAAAAAGACGTGACCATCATTAATTTAACCATTACCAATCTCAATGAGTTGACCTACAGCCATGGAAAAGAGACTTATGGAGCGATTCTTAAAAGTATTACCGAATTTCTGGAAAAAACTACCAAAGAGCGAGATCTAATTGGGCTCGCCAGCAATAATGATTTTTTAATTGCGACTGAAGGGATTCAGGAACAAAAATCGTATTTAGTCAGTCAACTCATCAATTTTTTTGAAAAACCGCTTGTTTTAGATCTATTTACAGTGATTATAAAATATAAAATCGGGGTCGCCTACTATCCGTTACAAACCGATTCCTATTCTGAATTGTTGCATATGAGCCGGCTGGCCATTACCCCGGTGATTAATAATGTTCTGGTTAATGTTTCCGTTTATGAACAGTCAATTATGGATACGATCCAGCATGAAAACTGTATTAAGAATGAAATAGAAACAGCTCTGGAAACGAAAGCGTTTTTTCTTCACTATCAGCCCAAGTATGCAATAGATGGGATTACGATGCTGGGATTAGAAGCATTAATCCGGTGGAAACACAAAGATGGCTCGATCAAATCGCCAGGATATTTTATTGAGATTGCCGAACAATCCGGTCAGATTATCAATATTGGTTTTTATGTGATTGAGCGGATCTGTCAGTCGATTGTCGAATATAATCTGATTGATAAAGAACTGCCCGTCGCCATAAACCTATCCGGTCAACATTTTGCCAGTCGCGATATTTTGTATAAATTGCAGGATGCCGTCAATCGCTATCATATTCCACCCCATTTACTTGAGATTGAAATTACTGAAACAGCATTAATTGAGAACAAGGAATATGGCGCGGCGATTCTATCAGAACTGAGGGAGTTGGGATTCATTGTCACCCTCGACGATTTTGGAACCGGGTATGCATCCATTGATTACATTAAGAATCTGCCCATCGACCGCTTGAAGATTGATCAGAGTTATGCGAGACGCTTAGACGACATCAAAAGTCGCCGACTTTTAAAAACAATGATTCAAATGGCCCATGAGTTATCTTTTGAGGTGACCGTCGAAGGGGTTGAAACCCTGGAACAGTTTGAAATTATCAAAAGCTTCGAACCTCAAGAATTTCAAGGTTATTATTTTAAGCGCCCTGCCCCACTTAATGAAATATTTGAGCGGGAATGA
- a CDS encoding YbaK/EbsC family protein: MAIEKVRDYFKQWNLDSRIQEFETSSATVELAAQALGCAPERIAKTLSFKLEEKCVLVVTAGDAKIDNAKFKTHFKTKAKMLSPEEVDQLVGHGVGGVCPFAINDEVDVYLDHSLRRFETVFPACGSSNSAIELTIDELEKYSNSIAWFDVCKNWQLKA; this comes from the coding sequence GTGGCAATTGAAAAAGTACGGGATTATTTTAAACAATGGAATCTGGATTCACGGATACAGGAATTTGAAACCTCTTCGGCAACGGTGGAACTGGCCGCCCAGGCTTTGGGGTGCGCACCAGAGCGAATCGCCAAAACCTTGTCCTTCAAATTAGAGGAAAAATGTGTGCTGGTGGTAACTGCTGGCGATGCCAAAATTGACAATGCCAAATTCAAGACTCATTTTAAAACCAAGGCTAAAATGCTTTCTCCCGAAGAAGTGGACCAACTCGTTGGCCATGGCGTTGGCGGTGTTTGCCCCTTTGCCATCAATGATGAGGTGGATGTCTATTTAGACCATTCCCTCCGCCGCTTCGAAACTGTTTTTCCGGCCTGTGGCAGCAGCAACAGCGCCATTGAACTGACCATTGATGAGCTGGAAAAATACTCAAACAGCATTGCCTGGTTTGATGTTTGTAAAAACTGGCAGCTGAAGGCTTAG
- a CDS encoding GIDE domain-containing protein, producing the protein MAFIIGILIMVAGICYAVYMFRKNTNKVQEIQFQQTSCIKDVLDIVGDLSSLDENYRHYSEVKGHLRSVSGDVEAPFSQRPVAYYENEVFSVHEETRTERDDKGNTRTVTDKVETSLSSEKSPVEVYLTDSSSDEKVYIDMDSFGGDVDLMPGCNRMESEDSDWVRDNFNFSFSKNRGSRFLGYRFFEEILPEDQPMYILGEIHKRGNRLYVGRSVTTKKPSHVTYKSEDELLDDIKNEKLMAIGIGIASVIGGIIVMFLFS; encoded by the coding sequence ATGGCATTTATAATTGGAATACTGATTATGGTTGCAGGGATTTGCTACGCTGTTTATATGTTTCGCAAAAACACAAACAAGGTACAGGAAATCCAGTTTCAGCAGACCTCCTGCATTAAAGATGTCTTGGACATTGTTGGTGATTTATCCAGTTTGGATGAGAATTACCGTCATTACAGTGAAGTGAAGGGTCACCTTCGCAGTGTTTCGGGCGATGTGGAGGCACCGTTTTCCCAACGTCCGGTGGCTTACTATGAAAATGAAGTTTTTTCAGTTCATGAAGAAACTCGGACTGAACGGGATGACAAAGGCAATACCCGAACCGTTACGGATAAGGTGGAAACTTCTTTATCCAGCGAAAAAAGTCCGGTGGAAGTCTATCTGACTGACAGCAGCTCAGATGAAAAAGTCTATATTGATATGGACAGTTTCGGTGGCGATGTGGATCTGATGCCCGGCTGCAATCGGATGGAATCAGAAGATTCTGATTGGGTCAGAGATAATTTCAATTTTAGTTTTTCTAAAAATAGAGGCTCACGTTTTTTGGGCTATCGTTTTTTTGAAGAAATTCTGCCAGAGGATCAACCCATGTATATTCTAGGTGAAATCCATAAGCGGGGGAATCGACTTTATGTGGGCCGATCAGTTACAACCAAAAAACCATCCCATGTGACTTATAAGTCTGAAGATGAACTGTTGGATGATATCAAAAATGAAAAACTGATGGCCATTGGGATTGGTATCGCCAGTGTCATTGGCGGAATTATCGTGATGTTTTTGTTCTCCTAG
- a CDS encoding corrinoid protein has translation MSKIQEVKEKVEIGKTKLVPGLVQEALDEGNAPGEILQAMVESMSVVGEKFSSGEIFVPEMLIAAKAMSKGVDVLRPLMAGDTSASLGTCIIGTVAGDLHDIGKNLVSMMIESAGFTMVDLGVDVPAEKFVEAVKENENVTLVACSGLLTTTMPALKEAVETIKASGLDVKVIVGGAPVTPEYAAEIGADGFAPDAGSAAVKAKELVA, from the coding sequence ATGTCAAAAATTCAAGAAGTTAAAGAAAAAGTAGAAATTGGTAAAACTAAACTGGTTCCCGGATTGGTTCAAGAAGCACTAGACGAAGGTAACGCACCTGGCGAAATCCTGCAAGCGATGGTTGAATCCATGAGCGTAGTTGGCGAAAAATTCTCTTCCGGAGAAATCTTTGTTCCTGAAATGCTGATTGCTGCTAAAGCGATGTCAAAAGGCGTTGATGTTTTACGTCCACTGATGGCTGGCGACACTTCAGCATCTTTAGGAACCTGCATTATTGGAACGGTTGCCGGCGATTTACATGATATCGGTAAAAACCTGGTTTCAATGATGATCGAAAGTGCCGGATTCACAATGGTTGATCTGGGCGTTGATGTCCCAGCCGAAAAATTTGTGGAAGCTGTTAAAGAAAACGAAAACGTTACTTTAGTTGCCTGCTCCGGTTTGTTAACAACAACCATGCCAGCGCTTAAAGAAGCCGTTGAAACCATTAAAGCCAGCGGACTGGATGTTAAAGTTATCGTTGGTGGTGCCCCTGTAACCCCAGAATATGCAGCTGAAATCGGTGCTGATGGATTTGCTCCAGATGCTGGTAGTGCCGCTGTTAAAGCGAAAGAATTAGTCGCATAA
- a CDS encoding methyltetrahydrofolate cobalamin methyltransferase → MIIIGEKINGAIPSTAKAIAAKDGEFIKNLAKIQTEAGVDFIDVCASVDDDIELETMKWLIDLVQEVTETPIAVDSPNVYTCIESMKYCNKPGLFNSVSLEGDKIDAAFKAIADTKWECVALLNSDKGIPKTAKDRLDVFADLMTKVKEYGIDPSRMHIDPLVEMLCTSEDGIAMVVEVIRSIKEQYPTIHVTGAVSNISFNLPARKMVNMGFTVLAMNAGLDSAILDPTNGDLMGIIFATEALLGEDDYCMEYIGAYREGIFGQKK, encoded by the coding sequence ATGATAATTATTGGAGAAAAAATTAACGGCGCGATTCCTTCCACAGCGAAGGCCATTGCCGCAAAAGATGGAGAATTTATCAAAAATCTGGCAAAGATTCAAACTGAAGCCGGTGTGGATTTCATCGATGTTTGCGCATCGGTCGATGACGATATTGAACTGGAAACCATGAAATGGTTAATCGACCTGGTTCAGGAAGTCACCGAAACCCCGATTGCCGTGGACAGCCCTAATGTCTATACCTGCATCGAATCCATGAAATACTGTAACAAACCCGGTTTGTTCAACTCCGTATCACTTGAAGGCGACAAAATCGATGCCGCATTTAAAGCGATTGCCGATACCAAATGGGAATGTGTAGCGCTGTTAAACAGTGATAAAGGAATTCCTAAAACTGCTAAAGATCGTTTGGATGTCTTTGCTGATCTGATGACCAAAGTTAAAGAATATGGCATTGATCCATCCCGAATGCATATTGATCCATTGGTTGAAATGCTGTGTACTTCCGAAGATGGCATTGCCATGGTCGTTGAAGTGATCCGCAGCATTAAAGAACAATACCCAACCATTCATGTCACCGGAGCAGTCAGCAATATTTCGTTTAACCTGCCAGCTCGTAAAATGGTCAACATGGGTTTCACGGTTCTGGCGATGAATGCCGGTCTGGACAGTGCCATCCTTGACCCAACCAATGGGGATCTGATGGGCATTATTTTTGCCACCGAAGCATTATTAGGTGAAGATGACTATTGTATGGAATATATTGGCGCTTACCGTGAAGGCATTTTTGGTCAAAAGAAATAG
- a CDS encoding TetR/AcrR family transcriptional regulator has product MTLILEKTNKQLIYDTAKNLFFTAGYQVGFRRIAQEIGISQGLITYHFKNKHYIAIEIYKEDYQILSTYLKYSVDPDEDVFLYIVSLYELCSRILRENPEKLAFVIATQTEDITYKAIYAGGLKQIYAKLITHMRPNGYSPEKNLSLFLTTIYSVYDGILKKRNIDFDFTDDEVITHSVNLMYYCLGYDQDFNRTLDIIARAKECVTALLKQYPHLLNIHNYLIK; this is encoded by the coding sequence ATGACCCTTATTTTAGAAAAAACAAACAAACAGCTTATTTATGACACGGCTAAAAATCTCTTTTTCACTGCCGGTTATCAGGTAGGTTTTCGCCGGATTGCCCAAGAAATCGGTATTAGTCAGGGCTTAATTACCTATCATTTTAAAAATAAGCATTATATCGCCATCGAAATTTATAAAGAAGATTATCAGATCCTCTCCACCTATCTGAAGTATTCAGTTGATCCGGATGAGGATGTTTTTTTATATATTGTCAGTCTTTATGAGCTCTGTTCCCGGATTCTCAGGGAAAATCCCGAAAAGCTGGCTTTTGTCATTGCCACCCAGACTGAGGACATTACCTATAAAGCCATTTACGCCGGAGGTTTGAAACAGATTTACGCTAAACTGATTACTCACATGAGGCCCAATGGCTATAGTCCTGAAAAAAATTTAAGCCTTTTTCTTACCACTATCTATTCGGTCTACGATGGTATTTTAAAAAAGCGAAATATCGATTTTGACTTTACCGACGATGAGGTCATCACCCATTCAGTCAATCTGATGTATTACTGCCTTGGTTACGATCAGGATTTCAATCGTACCCTGGATATCATCGCCAGGGCAAAAGAATGTGTGACAGCGTTACTCAAACAATATCCCCATTTATTGAATATTCATAATTATCTGATTAAGTGA
- a CDS encoding S8 family serine peptidase encodes MKFKKAIVFLLAMVLIGSACPLGVMAEGQSMVIQSLDEVADLDTNSNINDQIIVIYKDQANVGNLSLTTQEIIGGETLSDQVDIIQVADSANTDALVTKLSENPNVLVAEKNSYLQTSALPNDPALSTAWQFERVGADETWDKVNNAQTVVVAVIDTGLNTQHPDLKDNVVTGYDFVEGTTNMVDLSGHGTLVSGCVAAVANNGIGIAGIAGATNIKVAPYRVGGLSDGDKNLDVGYICAALYEAAGRSDVKVINMSFGGYMVSAALRTAVENAATAGKVIVAAAGNEGADANYSGELAIPASYNNVISVGATDNTNKIAYFSQHNSLVDLCAPGMKIYSTSHDGTYEVTSGTSFSSPITAGACAVLMAADPNMTSTEVETLLEETALDFGAKGRDDYYGYGMIQLDAALAKVTPSTPLSVDSFTVDKATGQTVGTLLTLSANASGGEGDYQYGFYYDLNAKTTTIQDYSSASTATFTPTEAGIYTLSAQVLDGKGNTVKKSIVNYVVKDKATPAIEYRTHVQNIGWQSVVADGAMSGTEGKSLRLEAIEINTNTQNYDLGVKYRTHVQNIGWQNYVADGTLSGTSGQSLRLEAIQIELTGTDADLFDVYYQVHAQNVGWMGWAKNGEQSGTAGFGYRLEGIRIEIVPKGSAAPGSTANSFIQK; translated from the coding sequence ATGAAATTTAAGAAGGCAATCGTCTTCCTGCTCGCAATGGTTTTAATTGGAAGCGCATGCCCCCTTGGGGTAATGGCTGAAGGTCAGTCTATGGTCATTCAAAGTTTAGATGAAGTGGCGGATCTTGATACCAATTCGAACATCAATGATCAGATTATTGTCATTTATAAAGATCAGGCCAATGTTGGAAATCTTTCTTTAACAACTCAGGAGATTATCGGGGGCGAAACCTTAAGTGATCAAGTGGATATTATCCAAGTTGCTGATTCAGCCAATACCGATGCCCTGGTTACTAAACTATCGGAAAACCCCAATGTCCTGGTAGCTGAGAAAAATAGTTATCTCCAGACTTCGGCGCTTCCCAATGACCCGGCATTGTCGACCGCCTGGCAGTTTGAACGGGTTGGTGCTGACGAGACCTGGGACAAGGTCAATAATGCTCAAACCGTGGTGGTCGCGGTTATTGATACTGGCCTGAACACCCAACATCCGGACCTCAAAGACAATGTCGTAACTGGCTATGATTTTGTTGAAGGAACTACCAATATGGTTGATTTGTCGGGACACGGAACCTTGGTCTCGGGATGTGTGGCAGCGGTTGCCAATAATGGCATTGGCATTGCCGGCATCGCTGGCGCTACCAATATTAAGGTGGCACCTTACCGGGTTGGCGGTCTGTCTGATGGCGATAAAAATTTGGATGTGGGCTATATCTGTGCCGCCTTGTATGAAGCAGCCGGGCGGTCGGATGTAAAAGTCATCAATATGAGTTTTGGCGGATATATGGTTTCGGCGGCACTCCGGACAGCCGTGGAAAATGCGGCCACAGCCGGAAAAGTAATTGTAGCGGCAGCTGGTAATGAAGGTGCCGATGCCAATTACAGTGGCGAATTAGCGATTCCGGCGTCCTATAATAATGTTATTTCAGTTGGGGCAACGGATAACACCAATAAGATCGCTTACTTTTCCCAGCACAACAGTCTGGTGGATTTATGTGCTCCTGGCATGAAGATCTATTCCACCAGCCATGATGGCACCTATGAAGTAACCTCCGGCACCTCGTTTTCCAGCCCAATCACAGCTGGTGCCTGCGCCGTCCTGATGGCAGCAGATCCAAATATGACCAGCACTGAGGTGGAAACCCTGCTGGAAGAAACGGCCCTGGATTTTGGGGCGAAAGGCCGGGATGATTACTATGGTTATGGGATGATCCAACTGGATGCTGCCCTGGCTAAAGTGACCCCAAGTACGCCGTTGAGTGTCGACAGTTTTACAGTGGATAAAGCAACCGGCCAAACGGTGGGGACGCTACTCACCTTGAGTGCCAACGCCAGTGGCGGAGAAGGAGATTATCAATACGGTTTTTACTATGATTTAAATGCAAAAACCACCACCATTCAAGATTACAGCAGTGCCAGCACTGCTACTTTTACCCCAACAGAAGCCGGTATTTATACCCTTTCAGCGCAAGTCCTGGATGGAAAAGGCAATACCGTAAAAAAATCGATTGTCAACTATGTGGTCAAAGACAAGGCGACTCCAGCCATTGAATACCGCACCCATGTCCAAAATATCGGTTGGCAGAGTGTGGTGGCGGATGGGGCGATGAGCGGAACCGAAGGAAAATCCTTACGGTTGGAGGCCATCGAAATCAACACGAATACCCAAAACTATGATCTTGGAGTGAAATACCGAACGCATGTCCAGAATATTGGCTGGCAGAATTATGTAGCGGATGGTACTTTAAGTGGTACTTCAGGTCAATCCTTGCGTCTGGAAGCCATTCAGATTGAACTTACCGGTACTGATGCCGATCTTTTTGATGTCTACTATCAGGTTCACGCTCAAAACGTGGGCTGGATGGGTTGGGCCAAGAATGGCGAACAATCTGGAACCGCTGGTTTTGGCTATCGACTCGAAGGCATCCGGATTGAGATTGTTCCCAAGGGCAGTGCTGCTCCGGGTTCAACGGCAAACTCCTTTATTCAAAAATAG
- a CDS encoding uroporphyrinogen decarboxylase family protein: MLTKRQNLMETIKGGNPDRFVNQYEFMNLIMEAPLGEMAGPGQTIKNGWGITFSWPADQLGGFPVHDDEHKVLKDITDWKNQVKAPAVATSDEAWAAAVAHANAVDRNEEFVAAFVAPGVFEMTHHLMSMEDALMALYEEPEDMHDLIDYLVDYELAYAKELINRIHPDCIFHHDDWGSQRSSFVSPEMFEEFFLPAYKKIYGFYKENGVELVVHHSDSYGVNLVPFMIEMGIDIWQGVMTTNNVPELIEKYGKQMTFMGAIDSGVVDFPGWTPEIVAEYTKKACEECGKLYFIPNLTQGLNFSSFPGVYEETTKVIDQLSKEMF; the protein is encoded by the coding sequence ATGTTAACAAAAAGACAGAATTTAATGGAAACCATCAAAGGTGGTAACCCGGATCGGTTTGTGAATCAATATGAATTCATGAATTTAATCATGGAAGCACCGCTGGGCGAAATGGCCGGACCTGGTCAGACAATTAAAAATGGCTGGGGTATTACGTTCAGCTGGCCCGCTGATCAATTAGGTGGATTCCCAGTGCATGATGACGAACATAAGGTATTAAAAGATATCACCGACTGGAAAAATCAAGTTAAAGCACCAGCCGTGGCCACATCAGACGAAGCCTGGGCAGCAGCTGTTGCTCATGCCAACGCGGTTGATCGTAACGAAGAATTTGTAGCTGCTTTTGTAGCTCCCGGTGTCTTTGAAATGACCCATCATTTGATGAGCATGGAAGACGCATTGATGGCTCTTTATGAAGAACCAGAAGACATGCATGACCTGATCGACTATCTGGTTGATTATGAACTGGCTTATGCCAAAGAATTGATCAACCGAATTCATCCTGACTGTATTTTCCATCACGATGACTGGGGCAGCCAACGTTCGTCTTTTGTTTCGCCAGAAATGTTTGAAGAATTCTTTTTACCAGCGTATAAAAAAATCTACGGTTTCTACAAAGAAAATGGCGTTGAACTAGTTGTTCACCATAGCGATTCTTATGGAGTTAACCTGGTGCCATTTATGATTGAAATGGGCATCGATATCTGGCAGGGCGTTATGACAACCAACAATGTGCCAGAACTGATCGAAAAATACGGCAAACAAATGACATTCATGGGCGCTATCGATAGCGGCGTTGTTGATTTCCCCGGCTGGACACCAGAAATCGTGGCTGAATATACTAAAAAAGCCTGCGAAGAATGCGGGAAATTATACTTCATTCCAAACCTGACCCAAGGCTTGAATTTCAGTTCATTCCCAGGTGTTTATGAAGAAACGACTAAAGTCATTGATCAACTAAGCAAGGAAATGTTTTAA
- a CDS encoding DUF4153 domain-containing protein, producing the protein MKFIDKIREKLSSLVEALSRYPLTVAFLVAAAVVNAMAIQQEMDYTKYLLTFLVGAFLGFTLQAAWERFFDKTSDRIAAMGLCVLLTLGYFLIVRQYTSTSTETWIRTSVALFALLIAYIWVPVIKSEISVNQSFMATFKAFFNALLFSGVLFAGITLIITAIDLLLFRVSDKSYLHTLNLVGMLFAPIYFLSLIPIYPGVSDKNRSPEQLEHNREKVERSCQCPKFLEVLISYIVIPLLAVYTVILIIYIAGNITGDFWTDSRLEPMLVSFAIAVILIYMLASSLENKVAEWFRKIFPKVLVPIVMFQIVASVMGIQETGVTHGRYYVIIFGIFAAVSGILMCFMPVRKNGIIAALLIGFSLFSIIPPADAFTVSRANQVGRLTNTLVENKMLENDIISPSASISEVDKKIISDSVGYLAMMEYTKAVPFLGEKFDIYEDFYTTFGFYRYEENPYRQDSIYLNLDQQSPIDISGYETFVVANFYVEDIKLDAVITEFEQNGKTYRLSREKEAAPGLLILSDETGSELMRIDMKDVFNYFDTSQGGNYQISKDFMSAAEATFTQENDRAVISLVAMYLAIEKSGLEPLYNGDFYVLVHIK; encoded by the coding sequence ATGAAATTTATTGATAAAATCAGAGAAAAATTAAGTAGCCTGGTTGAGGCGTTATCCCGCTATCCGCTGACGGTTGCTTTTCTGGTGGCGGCAGCAGTGGTTAATGCCATGGCCATTCAGCAGGAAATGGATTATACCAAATATTTACTGACCTTTCTGGTTGGGGCTTTTCTGGGGTTTACCCTCCAGGCCGCCTGGGAGCGTTTTTTTGACAAAACATCCGATCGTATTGCCGCAATGGGTTTATGTGTGTTATTGACCCTGGGATATTTTCTGATCGTCAGACAGTATACCAGCACCAGTACGGAAACCTGGATTAGGACATCGGTGGCGCTTTTTGCGCTGTTAATTGCTTATATTTGGGTTCCGGTAATAAAAAGTGAGATCAGCGTCAACCAAAGTTTTATGGCTACCTTTAAAGCCTTCTTTAATGCGCTGCTGTTTTCGGGCGTGCTTTTTGCAGGAATCACGTTGATCATCACTGCGATTGATCTGCTGCTGTTTAGGGTATCCGATAAATCCTACCTGCATACCTTAAACCTTGTGGGGATGCTGTTTGCCCCCATTTACTTTTTATCACTGATCCCCATTTATCCCGGAGTATCAGATAAAAACCGGTCGCCAGAGCAATTGGAACATAACCGGGAAAAGGTGGAACGATCCTGTCAGTGTCCAAAATTTCTGGAGGTACTCATTTCCTATATTGTGATTCCACTGTTGGCGGTATATACGGTTATTCTGATTATTTATATCGCCGGAAATATCACCGGTGATTTCTGGACCGACAGTCGCCTGGAACCAATGCTGGTCAGTTTTGCCATTGCGGTTATTCTGATTTATATGCTAGCCAGCAGCCTGGAAAATAAAGTGGCTGAATGGTTTCGTAAAATCTTTCCCAAGGTGCTGGTTCCGATTGTCATGTTTCAAATTGTTGCCTCGGTCATGGGGATTCAGGAAACCGGAGTGACCCACGGTCGCTATTATGTGATTATTTTTGGTATCTTTGCCGCGGTTTCCGGGATCCTGATGTGTTTTATGCCGGTGCGAAAAAACGGAATCATCGCGGCATTGCTGATCGGTTTTTCGCTATTTTCGATTATTCCGCCGGCGGATGCCTTTACGGTCAGTCGTGCTAATCAGGTGGGAAGACTCACCAATACGCTGGTTGAAAACAAGATGCTGGAAAATGACATCATTAGTCCCAGTGCATCAATATCTGAGGTGGATAAAAAGATCATTTCTGACTCTGTCGGTTACCTGGCGATGATGGAATACACCAAAGCGGTTCCCTTTCTGGGTGAAAAATTTGATATTTATGAGGATTTCTACACTACTTTCGGATTTTATCGTTACGAGGAAAACCCCTACCGTCAGGATTCCATTTATCTGAATCTGGATCAGCAGTCCCCCATTGATATTTCTGGGTATGAGACGTTTGTGGTCGCAAATTTCTATGTTGAGGATATAAAACTGGATGCTGTGATTACTGAATTTGAACAAAACGGCAAAACATATCGGCTTTCAAGAGAAAAAGAAGCAGCCCCCGGGTTGCTGATACTTTCGGATGAAACCGGGTCAGAGCTGATGCGGATTGACATGAAGGACGTTTTTAATTATTTTGATACGTCTCAAGGAGGAAATTACCAGATCAGCAAAGACTTTATGTCGGCAGCGGAGGCGACCTTCACCCAGGAGAATGACAGGGCCGTCATCTCCCTGGTAGCCATGTATCTGGCCATTGAAAAATCTGGATTAGAACCGCTGTACAATGGTGACTTTTATGTATTGGTTCACATTAAATAA